CCGGGTCGACGAACTGTGGCACGAACGCGGTGAAGATGAGTAGGGCCTTGGGGTTCGTGATCGCGACCAGGAACTCCTTGCGCAGCGGACTGCCCTTCCCGATCGGCGCTTCCGAGGCGTCGGTCTTCGCCCTCAGGATGCGCACGGCGAGGTACACGAGGTACGCCACGCCGGCCCACTTGATGACCGTCAGGGCGGTGTGGCTCGCGGCCAGGATGGGCCCGAGACCGGCGACGACCGCCCCGACCATCAGGGAGAAGGCCGCAAGACGGCCCAGGAGCGCCGTAGCGGCCCGCAGAGGCCCGTGGTGGACCGCGTGGTGCATACCGAGCAGGTTGTTGGCGCCAGGGGTCAATGCGACCAGGACCGCGGCGCCGAAGAAGACCGCCAGCCACATGCCCTCACGCTAACTCCGCGCGCCACCGGATTTACGCCCTCGGCGAACTCCCGTCTCACCAGCCGGAACCGGCCGTCCGAGACCCCCTCGGACCGCCGGCAACAGTCAAAAACCAGTGAGTCCTACGTTCAGAACGCGTGAGTCCTACGTCCAGAACCCCCGAATTCAACGCTCGGAACGCGAACGGCCCCCGGAGCGGGAGGCTCCGGGGGCCGTTCGGCAGTGCTTCGTGCGTCTTAGAGCACGGTGGTGGTGCCACCGGCGGCGGCGATCTTCTCGACCGCGCTGCCGGAGAACTTGTTCGCCACGACGTCCAGCTTGACGCCGTCCAGGTCACCGTTGCCGAGGACCTTGACGAGCTCGTTCTTGCGCACCAGGCCCGCGTGGATGAGTGCGTCCACGTCCACCCGACCGCCGTCCGGGAACACCCGGGCGAGGTCGCCCACGTTCACCACCTGGTACTCGGTGCGGAACGGGTTGCGGAAGCCCTTCAGCTTCGGCAGGCGCATGTGCAGCGGCATCTGGCCACCTTCGAAGCGCGGGGAAACGTTCTTCCGCGCGCCGGTGCCCTTCGTACCGCGACCGGCCGTCTTGCCCTTGGAGCCCTCACCGCGACCGACACGGGTCTTCGCGGTCTTGGCGCCCGGGGCCGGACGCAGGTCATGGATCTTGATGGTCACGACTGGACCTCCTCGACGACCACCAGGTGGCGCACGGTGTGGATCAAACCGCGCACCTGCGGCGTGTCCTCACGGACCACCGACTGGCGGATCTTGCGCAGACCGAGGGTCCGGAGGGACTCACGGTGGTTGCGCTTGGTACCGATACCACTCTTGACCTGGGTCACCTTCACCTGTGCCATGGTCACACCGCCCCTGCGCGAGCACGGAGCATGCCGGCGGGAGCCACATCCTCCAGCGGCAGACCGCGACGGGCGGCCACCTCCTCGGGACGCTGGAGACCCTTCAGCCCGGCCACGGTGGCGTGCACGATGTTGATGGCGTTGTCGCTGCCCAGCGACTTGCTCAGCACATCGTGGATGCCCGCGCACTCCAGCACCGCGCGGACGGCGCCACCGGCGATGACACCGGTACCGGCCGAGGCCGGACGCAGCATCACTTCACCAGCGGCCTTCTTGCCCGTGATCGGGTGAGGGATCGTGCCGCCGATGCGGGGGACGCGGAAGAAGTTCTTCTTCGCCTCCTCCACACCCTTGGCGATCGCCGCGGGCACTTCCTTGGCCTTGCCGTAGCCGACACCGACCATGCCGTCGCCGTCACCCACCACGACCAGCGCGGTGAAGCTGAAGCGACGACCACCCTTCACGACCTTGGAGACGCGGTTGATCGCGACCACGCGCTCCAGGTGGGGGGTCTTCTCCTGGGCCGCTCCGCCGCGGCCACCGTCACGGCGGTCGCGGCGCTCTCCGCGCTCGCCCCCGCCGCCTTCGCGACGCGTGCGTCCTGGCATCAGGCGTCCCTCTCAATTCCGGTGATGTGCATTGTCAGAACTCCAGCCCCGCCTCGCGGGCGGCATCGGCCAGAGCGGCGATCCGACCGTGGTAGGCGTTGCCGCCGCGGTCGAACACGACCTGGGTGATCCCGGCGTCCTTGGCACGCGCGGCGGCCAGCTGGCCGACCTTCGTCGCACGGGCCTTCTTGTCGCCGTCGATCGCCCGGACGTCCGCCTCCACGGAGGAAGCAGCCGCAAGGGTGCGGCCGGCGATGTCGTCGATGATCTGCACGGTGATGTGCTTCGACGAACGGTGCACGACCAGGCGCGGGCGCTCCGCCGTGCCGCTGACCTTCTTGCGGAGGCGGAAGTGACGGCGCGTCTTGGCGATGCGGCGAGTGGTCGAGATGTCCTTGCCCACCGGCTTGCGCTTCGTTGCAGTCTCGCTCATGTCACTTACCCGTCTTTCCGACCTTGCGGCGGATCTTCTCACCCGAGTAGCGCACGCCCTTGCCCTTGTACGGGTCGGGCTTGCGCAGCTTGCGGATGTTCGCGGCGACCTCGCCGACGAGCTGCTTGTCGATGCCGGCCACGGAGAAGCGGGTCGGGGTCTCCACCGCGAAGGTGATGCCCTCGGGGGCCTCCACCTTCACCGGGTGGCTGTAGCCCAGCGCGAACTCCAGGTCGGAACCCTTCAGCGCCACGCGGTAACCGACGCCGTGGATTTCCATCTTCTTCTCGTAGCCCTGAGTGACGCCGACGACCATGTTCTGCACCAGGGTGCGCGACAGGCCGTGCAGCGAGCGGCTGCGACGCTCGTCGTTCGGGCGCTTCACTTCGAGAGTGCCGTCGTCGGCCTTCTCGATGATGATCGGCTCAGCGATGTTGAGCGACAGGGTGCCCTTGGGCCCCTTGACGCTCACAGCCTGGCCATCGATGTTCACGTCGACCCCGGAGGGGACGGTGATCGGCAGTTTTCCGATGCGCGACATTGCCTAGTCCCCCTTCCTCACCAGACGTAGGCGAGGACTTCTCCGCCCACGCCCGACTTGTTGGCCTGGCGGTCGGTCATCAGACCGCCAGAGGTCGAAATGATCGCGACACCCAGACCGCCCAGCACCTTCGGCAGGTTGGTCGACTTCGCGTAGATGCGCAGACCGGGCTTCGACACGCGGCGGAGGCCGGCGATGCTGCGCTCCCGGTTCGGGCCGTACTTCAGCTCGATAACCAGGTTCTTGGCCACCTCGCCCTGCTCATCGCGGTAGCTCGCGATGTAACCCTCGCGCTTGAGGATCTCGGCGATACTGGCCTTCAACTTCGAGTGCGGCATCACGACCTTGTCGTGGTAAGCCGAGTTCGCGTTCCGCAGACGCGTCAACATGTCTGCGATCGGGTCGGTCATCGTCATGGTGACCTGGTCAACCTTTCTCGCTGCGGTTCGCCAGCCAGGGTCCGAGCCGACCTTGCGGCCGGCTGGTCGTGGACGGGCCTACAGCGAAGTGATGAGTCTTAGAAAAACCTGCCGCCGAGCCGGATTACCAGCTGGACTTGCTCACACCGGGCAGCTCGCCCCGGTGCGCCATCTCGCGGAGGCAGATCCGGCACAGGCCGAACTTGCGGAACACCGAGTGCGGACGTCCGCAACGCTGGCAGCGGGTGTAACCCCGCACCTTGAACTTCGGCTTGGCCGCGGCCTTGTTGATCAGCGCCTTCTTGGCCATGATCAGTTCTCCTTGAACGGGAAGCCCAGGAGCTTCAGCAGCGCCCGGCCCTCTTCGTCGTTGGTCGCGGTCGTCACCACGGTGATGTCCATACCGCGGGGACGGTCGATGGCGTCCGGGTCGATCTCGTGGAACATCGACTGCTCGTTGAGACCGAACGTGTAGTTCCCGTTGCCGTCGAACTGCTTGCCCGAGAGGCCGCGGAAGTCGCGGATACGCGGGAGCGCGATCGTCAGCAGGCGGTCCAGGAACTCCCACATGCGGTCGCCGCGCAGCGTGACGCGCGCGCCGATCGGCATGCCCTCGCGGAGCTTGAACTGCGCGATGGACTTGCGGGCCTTGCGGACCTCGGGCCGCTGGCCCGTGATGATCGACAGGTCCTTGACGGCGCCTTCGATCAGCTTGCCGTCACGGGCGGCGTCACCGACACCCATGTTGACGACGACCTTCACCACGCCGGGGATCTGCATGACGTTGGCGTACTCGAACTGCTCGCGCAGCGCGACGACGATCTCTTCGCGGTAACGCGTCTTCAGTCGCGGCAGGGTCTTCTCAACGGTGGTCATCAGATGTCCTTCCCGTTACGACGGGAAATGCGGACCCGCTTACCCTCGTCGTTCGTCCGGTAGCCCACACGGGTCGGCTTGCCGTCCGAGTCGACCACCATCACGTTGGACACGTGGATGGGGGCCTCCTGGGTCACGATGCCGCCCGACTGCGCGCCGCGCTGGGTCTGCGTGATCCGGGTGTGCTTCTTGATGCGGTTGACGCCCTCGACCAGGACGCGGTTCTCAGCGGGGTAGGCCATGATGACCTTGCCGCGAGCACCCTTGTCCTTGCCGGCGATAACCACGACGGTGTCGCCCTTCTTCACCTTCATGATCAGAGCACCTCCGGCGCCAACGAGATGATCTTCATGAACTTCTTGTCGCGGAGCTCACGACCGACGGGGCCGAAGATGCGGGTGCCCCGCGGCTCGTTGTCGTTCTTGATGAGCACCGCGGCGTTCTCGTCGAACCGGATGTAAGAGCCGTCGGGACGGCGCTTCTCCTTGACGGTGCGGACGATGACCGCCTTGACGACGTCGCCCTTCTTGACGCCGGCACCCGGGATGGCCTGCTTCACCGTCGCGACGATGATGTCCCCGATGCCCGCGTAGCGGCGGCCCGAGCCACCGAGAACACGGATGCAGAGGATTTCCTTCGCACCGGTGTTGTCGGCGACGCGTAGCCGCGACTCCTGCTGGATCACTTACCTACTCCTTGACCATTCCTGGCCCGCCAGATTTCCGACCTGACGGGCTCGGTCCGCTGCACCCGTCCGGGTTTACTTGGCCTTCTCGAGGATCTCGACAAGACGCCAGCGCTTGGTAGCCGACAGCGGACGCGTCTCCATCAGGAGGACGCGGTCGCCGACGCCGGCGGTGTTCTGCTCGTCGTGCGCCTTCACCTTGGTGGTGGAACGCAGGACCTTCGAGTACCGGCGGTGCTTCTTCCGGTCCTCCAGCGCGACCACGATCGTCTTGTCCATCTTGTCGGACACGACGTAGCCCTCGCGGACCTTGCGGTCGTTGCGCACCTCGGTCTTCACTTCGTTGCTCTCGCTCATGCCGCACCCTCACCAGTGGAAACCGCGTCGGGGGAGGCCGAGAGGCCCAGCTCCCGCTCCCGCATCACGGTGTAGATCCGGGCGATCTCATGCCGGACCGTGCGCAGGCGGCGGTTGTTGTCGAGCTGCCCGGTGGCCATCTGGAAGCGGAGGTTGAACAGCTCCTCCTTCGCCTCCCTCAGGCGCAGCACGAGCTCTTCCTCGGTGAGCTCACGCAGCTCGGAAGCGGTGGTACCCGCTGCCATCAGAACTCACCACCCTCACGCGTAACGATGCGGCACTTCATCGGGAGCTTGTGGATCGCGCGGCGGAGCGCCTCGCGGGCCACAGCCTCGTTCGGGAAGCTCATCTCGAAGAGCACCCGACCCGGCTTGACGTTGGCCACCCACCACTCCGGCGAGCCCTTACCGGAACCCATGCGGGTCTCGGCGGGCTTCTTGGTCAGCGGGCGGTCCGGGAAGATGTTGATCCAGACCTTGCCACCACGGCGGATGTGCCGGGTGATGGCGATACGAGCCGACTCGATCTGCCGGTTGGTCACGTAGGCGGGCTCCAGAGCCTGGATGCCGAACTCGCCGAAGGTGACCCTCGTGCCGCCCTTGGCAGCACCGGATCGTCCGGGGTGGTGCTGCTTGCGGTGCTTAACCCTGCGCGGGATGAGCACGACTCAGCCCTCCGTCTTCTCTTCGGTCGGCGCGGCGGCCTGGTCGCCCGCAGCGGCCCGGCCGGCCTCGGTGCTGGTCGCGGTGGTGCCGCTGGCGCCCGAACGACGCGCCCTGTTCGGGCGGTCGGCACGGTCGCGGTCGCGGCGCGGCGCGCGGTCGGCCGCCGGAGCGGCGTCACGCTCACGCTTGGCGCTGAGGCCACCGACAATGTCGCCCTTGTAGATCCACACCTTCACGCCGATACGACCGAACGTGGTGCGGGCCTCGAAGAAGCCGTAGTCGATGTCGGCACGCAGCGTGTGCAGCGGCACTCGGCCATCGCGGTAGTGCTCGGAACGGGACATCTCGGCACCGCCGAGACGACCGCCGCACTGCACGCGGATGCCCTTCACCTGGGGCGAACGCATGGCCGACTGGATGGCCTTGCGCATCGCGCGGCGGAAGGCGACCCGGTTGGACAGCTGCTCCGCCACGCCCTGCGCGACGAGCTGCGCGTCCGACTCGGGGCTCTTCACCTCGAGGATGTTGAGCTGCACCTGCTTCTTGGTGAGCTTCTCCAGCTCACCGCGGATGCGGTCGGCCTCGGCGCCGCGACGGCCGATGACGATGCCCGGCCGGGCGGTGTGGATGTCGACGCGAACCCGGTCACGGGTGCGCTCGATCTCCACCTTGGAGATGCCGGCCCGCTCCATGCCCTTGGAGAGCAGCTTGCGGATCTTGACATCCTCGCCCACGTACTCGGCGTACTGCTTGTCGGCGTACCAGCGGGACTTCCAGTCCGTGGTGATACCAAGTCGGAAGCCGTGCGGGTTGATTTTCTGGCCCACTACCGAGCCCCCTTCCTGTCAGCGCCGGCCTTCGCGCTGGTCTTCTTCGGACGGCTCTCCACCTCGACGGTGATGTGGCTCGTCCGCTTGCGGATCCGGTAAGCGCGGCCCTGGGCGCGCGGCCGGAAACGCTTGAGGGTCGGGCCCTCGTCCACGTAGATCTTCGACACCCAGAGGGTGTCGGGGTCCAGGGACAGGTTGTTCTCGGCGTTGGCCACGGCGCTCTGAAGCACCTTGCGGACCGGCTCACTTGCCGCCTGCGGCGCGAACTGGAGCACGGCCAGGGCCTCGCTGGCGCTACGACCCCTGATGAGCTCGACGACGCGACGCACCTTCATGGGCGTGTCACGGACGTAGCGAGCCCGAGCCACGGCGCGCGGGAGCTCCGGCGCTTCGGCTTCGTTACGGGCGTTCATCGCTGCTTCCCCTTGCTCTTCCTCTAGTTCGTCGCCTAGCGACGGCGCGACTTCCGGTCGTCCTTGATGTGGCCCTTGAACGTGCGGGTCGGGGCGAATTCGCCGAGCTTGTGCCCGACCATCGCTTCCGAGACGAACACCGGCACGTGCTTGCGGCCGTCGTGCACCGCGATCGTGTGGCCCAACATGTCGGGGATGATCGTCGACCGGCGGGACCAGGTCTTGATGACGGTCTTCTTGCCCGACTCGTTGAGGACGTCCACCTTCTTGAGCAGGTGGTCGTCCACGAAGGGGCCCTTCTTAAGGCTGCGAGGCATCCTTCACTCCCTCCCTGCTCAGCGCTTCTTACCGGTGCGACGACGCCGGACGATGAGCTTGTCGCTTGGCTTCTTGCGGCTACGGGTACGACCCTCGGGCTTGCCCGCCGGGTTCACCGGGTGGCGACCACCGGAGGTCTTGCCCTCACCACCACCGTGCGGGTGGTCGACCGGGTTCATGGCCACACCGCGGACGGTGGGCTTGCGACCCTTCCACCGCATCCGGCCCGCCTTGCCCCAGTTGATGTTCTGGTGCTCGGCGTTGCCGACCTCGCCGACCGTGGCGCGGCACCGGACGTCCACGTTGCGGATTTCGCCCGAGGGCATCCGCAGCTGGGCGTAGGGGCCGTCCTTGGCGACGAGCTGCACGCTGGCGCCGGCCGACCGGGCGATCTTCGCGCCGCCGCCGGGGCGGAGCTCGATCGCGTGGACCACCGTGCCGACCGGGATGTTGCGCAGCGGCAGGTTGTTGCCCGGCTTGATGTCAGCCTTCGGGCCGTTCTCCACCATGTCGCCCTGCGACAACTTCGCCGGCGCGATGATGTACCGCTTCTCGCCGTCGAGGTAGTGCAGCAGCGCGATGCGCGCGGTGCGGTTGGGGTCGTACTCGATGTGCGCGACCTTGGCCGGCACGCCGTCCTTGTCGGTGCGACGGAAATCGATGAGGCGGTACGCCCGCTTGTGGCCACCACCCTTGTGCCGCGTCGTGATCTTGCCCGAAGCGTTGCGGCCACCACGGCCGTGCAGCGGGCGGACCAGCGACTTCTCCGGCGTCGTCCGAGTGATCTCGGCGAAGTCGGAGACGCTCGCACCGCGACGACCGGGGGTCGTCGGCTTGTACTTGCGAATGCCCATCTCTACGCAGTCCTCGTCGTCATCAGGCGGCCGGGCCGCCGAAGATCTCGATCGGCTTGCTCTCGGCGGACAGCGTCACGATGGCGCGCTTGGTGTCCTTGCGCTTGCCATAACCGGTCCGGGTGCGCTTGCGCTTGCCCTGGCGGTTGAGCGTGTTGACGCTGACGACCTTGACGCCGAAGACCTTCTCCACGGCAATCTTGATCTGGGTCTTGTTCGAGCCGGGAGCCACCACGAAGGTGTACTTGTTCTCCTCGAGCAGCCCGTAGGACTTCTCGGAGATGACCGGCGCGAGCAAAATATCCCGGTGGTCGGGGATCACTTCGCGGCCTCCTCGTCCGACTCCGACGACTCGGCGGTGGCCTCGGCAGAGCCCTGCCCGTGCTGGGCCTTGCTCGCCAGGAACACGTCGAGCGCGTCCTTGGTGAACACCACGTCGTCGTTGACCAGCACGTCGTAGGTGTTGAGCTGGTCCGGCGCGATGATGTGCACGTGCGGCAGGTTGCGCAGGCTGACCCACGAAACCTCGTCCGTGCGCAGCAGCACTGCCAGCACTCGGCGAGCCTCGGTGACCGTCTCCACGACCTTGCGGGCCGCCTTGGTCGACGGAGCGTCGCCCTCGACGAAACCGCTCACCACGTGCACCTGGCCGGCGCGCGCCCGGTCCGAGAGGGCACCGCGCAGGGCGGCGGCCTTCATCTTCTTGGGGGTGCGCTGGCTGTAGTCACGCGGCTGGGGACCGTGGACGACGCCACCACCGACGAACTGGGGCGCGCGGGTCGAGCCCTGACGGGCGCGGCCGGTGCCCTTCTGCCGGTACGGCTTCTTGCCACCACCGCGAACTTCGCCGCGGGTCTTCGTGGAGTGCGTGCCCTGGCGGGCCGCGGCCAACTGGGCCACGACGACCTGGTGCAGCAGCGCCACGTTCGCCTGCGCGTCGAAGATCGCGGCGGGCAGCTCGACGGAACCGTCGGTCTGGCCTGCCGGGGTGCGGACCTCAACGGAAGTCATGATCAGGCACCACCCTTCGAAGCGGTCTTGATGAACACGGTGCCGCCCTTGGGGCCCGGAACCGCGCCCTTGATGAGCAGCAGGCCGGACTCGGCGTCAACGCGGTGCACCTTCAGGTTCTGGGTGGTCACGCGGACGTGGCCCATGCGGCCCGCCATGCGCATGCCCTTGAACACTCGACCCGGGGTGGCGCAACCGCCGATGGAACCGGGTGAGCGGTGCTTGCGCTGCGTGCCGTGGCTCGCGCCGAGGCCGTGGAAGCCGTGGCGCTTCATAACGCCCGCGGTGCCCTTGCCCTTGGTGGTGCCGACCACGTCGACCACCGCGCCGGCCTCGAAGACCTCAGCGGTGATTTCCTGGCCGACCGTGTACTCGGACGCGTCCGTGGTGCGCAGCTCCGCCAAGTGCCGGCGGGGCGTGACGCCCGCCTTGGCGTAGTGGCCCGCGACGGGCTTGTTGACCTTGCGCGGGTCGATCGCGCCGAACGCCAACTGCACGGCCGAGTAGCCGTCGATTTCCTGGGTCCGAACCTGGGTGACCACGTTCGGCTCGGCCTTGACGACGGTAACCGGAACGATCCGGTTGTTCTCGTCGAAGACCTGAGTCATGCCGAGCTTGGTGCCCAGGAGGCCCTTAACCTGCCTGTCAGACATGGGTCTCGTTACTCTCCGCCCCAAATGGGATCAACACTGCCGCGTCCAACGCTTACTGGATGTTGACGTCGACGCTCGCCGGCAGGTCGATGCGCATGAGCGCGTCCACCGTCTTCGGCGTCGGGTCGAGGATGTCGATCAGACGCTTGTGCGTGCGCATCTCGAAGTGCTCGCGCGAGTCCTTGTACTTGTGCGGCGAGCGGATGACGCAGTAAACGTTCTTCTCAGTGGGCAGCGGCACAGGCCCGACGACCCGAGCGCCGGTGCGCGTCACGGTCTCGACGATCTTGCGCGCGGACGCGTCGATCGCCTCGTGGTCGTAGGCCTTGAGCCGGATGCGGATCTTCTGTCCCGCCATGATGGCTTGCCGTTCCTCTGCTTCTAGTACCGCTGCGGTGCGGGCACCTTGCACGAGGTCACGGGACCTCCGGCGCGCTCCGCCCCCTATTCAGGATTGACACCGAGCGGTGTCACGGTGCCCGGTCCACGCGGTCGGGCGTGTCGCGCCCCAACGCATAGACCGGTCCCACTGATGAAACCTGTGGGATTGTACTACTGATCAAACCCCGCTCGTGACGGGGCGGCCGAGTCCACAACTCGAACCGGCCGCCCCGACGAGCAACCCGTCAATGGTCGCACACCTGGGTGCCGAGACCAAATCGGGGGTGTAGTTGTAGAGCTAGATCACTTGATGATCTTGGTGACCGAGCCCGCACCCACGGTGCGACCACCCTCGCGGATGGCGAACCGCAGGCCCTCGTCCATGGCGATCGGCTGGATCAGCTTCACGGCCATGGTCGTGGTGTCGCCCGGCATGACCATCTCGGTGCCCTCGGGGAGGGTCACGACGCCGGTCACGTCGGTCGTGCGGAAGTAGAACTGCGGGCGGTAGTTGTTGAAGAACGGCGTGTGGCGGCCACCCTCGTCCTTCGACAGGATGTAGACCTGCGCGTCGAACTCGGTGTGCGGGGTCGTGGTGCCCGGCTTGATGATCACCATGCCGCGCTCCACCTCCTCGCGCTTCACGCCACGCAGCAGCAGCGCGGCGTTGTCGCCCGCGCGGCCCTCGTCGAGGAACTTCTTGAACATCTCGATCGAGGTGACGATCGTCTTCTTCGAGGTCTCCCGGATGCCGACGATCTCGACCTCTTCGTTGACCTTGACGATGCCGCGCTCGATACGACCGGTCACCACGGTGCCGCGGCCGGTGATCGTGAAGACGTCCTCGACCGGCATGAGGAACGGACGGTCGACCTCGCGCTCCGGCTCCGGGATGTTCTCGTCCACGGCAGCCATCAAGCCGAGCAGCGCCTTGCTCCACTCGGCGTCGCCCTCCAGCGCCTTCAGCGCGGAGACGCGGACGACCGGCAGGTCGTCACCGGGGAACTCGTAGTCGGAGAGCAGCTCGCGGACCTCGAGCTCGACGAGCTCCAGGATCTCCTCGTCGTCCACCATGTCGGCCTTGTTCAGGGCCACCACGATGTAGGGCACACCGACCTGGCGGGCCAGGAGCACGTGCTCCTTGGTCTGCGGCATCGGGCCGTCGGTCGCCGCGACCACCAGGATGGCGCCGTCCATCTGCGCCGCACCGGTGATCATGTTCTTGATGTAGTCGGCGTGACCGGGGCAGTCGACGTGCGCGTAGTGCCGGTTCGCCGTCTGGTACTCGATGTGCGCGATCGAGATCGTGATACCGCGCTGCTTCTCCTCCGGCGCCTTGTCGATCTGGTCGAACGGCGTGAAGGGGTTCAGGTCCGGGAACTCGTCGTGCAGCACCTTGGAAATCGCCGCGGTCAGCGTCGTCTTTCCGTGGTCGATGTGACCGATGGTGCCGATGTTGACGTGCGGCTTCGTCCGCTCGAACTTCGCCTTCGCCACTGGATTGTCCTCCTGGACTTCTATTGCTTAGCCCGGCGGGCGGCTTGCCGCCCGCCGGACGTCACGTCAGGGTCGGTTGTTGCGGACCCCGGGGCGATCCCCCCGGAGAGCCCGCGTGGTGCTGCGGTGCTCCGGTTGGGGTTACTCGCCCGTAGCCTTCGCGATGATCTCCTTCGCCACGTTCGCGGGAACCTCGGCGTAGGAGTCAAAGGTCATCGAGTAGTTCGCGCGACCCTGGGTCCTGGACCTCAGGTCGCCGACATACCCGAACATCTCCGACAGCGGGACCAGCGCCTTGATGACACGGGCACCACTGCGTTCTTCCATGGCCTGGATCTGGCCACGGCGGGAGTTCAA
This is a stretch of genomic DNA from Saccharothrix ecbatanensis. It encodes these proteins:
- the rplW gene encoding 50S ribosomal protein L23, coding for MIPDHRDILLAPVISEKSYGLLEENKYTFVVAPGSNKTQIKIAVEKVFGVKVVSVNTLNRQGKRKRTRTGYGKRKDTKRAIVTLSAESKPIEIFGGPAA
- the rplD gene encoding 50S ribosomal protein L4; this encodes MTSVEVRTPAGQTDGSVELPAAIFDAQANVALLHQVVVAQLAAARQGTHSTKTRGEVRGGGKKPYRQKGTGRARQGSTRAPQFVGGGVVHGPQPRDYSQRTPKKMKAAALRGALSDRARAGQVHVVSGFVEGDAPSTKAARKVVETVTEARRVLAVLLRTDEVSWVSLRNLPHVHIIAPDQLNTYDVLVNDDVVFTKDALDVFLASKAQHGQGSAEATAESSESDEEAAK
- the rplC gene encoding 50S ribosomal protein L3; translation: MSDRQVKGLLGTKLGMTQVFDENNRIVPVTVVKAEPNVVTQVRTQEIDGYSAVQLAFGAIDPRKVNKPVAGHYAKAGVTPRRHLAELRTTDASEYTVGQEITAEVFEAGAVVDVVGTTKGKGTAGVMKRHGFHGLGASHGTQRKHRSPGSIGGCATPGRVFKGMRMAGRMGHVRVTTQNLKVHRVDAESGLLLIKGAVPGPKGGTVFIKTASKGGA
- the rpsJ gene encoding 30S ribosomal protein S10, encoding MAGQKIRIRLKAYDHEAIDASARKIVETVTRTGARVVGPVPLPTEKNVYCVIRSPHKYKDSREHFEMRTHKRLIDILDPTPKTVDALMRIDLPASVDVNIQ
- the tuf gene encoding elongation factor Tu; translated protein: MAKAKFERTKPHVNIGTIGHIDHGKTTLTAAISKVLHDEFPDLNPFTPFDQIDKAPEEKQRGITISIAHIEYQTANRHYAHVDCPGHADYIKNMITGAAQMDGAILVVAATDGPMPQTKEHVLLARQVGVPYIVVALNKADMVDDEEILELVELEVRELLSDYEFPGDDLPVVRVSALKALEGDAEWSKALLGLMAAVDENIPEPEREVDRPFLMPVEDVFTITGRGTVVTGRIERGIVKVNEEVEIVGIRETSKKTIVTSIEMFKKFLDEGRAGDNAALLLRGVKREEVERGMVIIKPGTTTPHTEFDAQVYILSKDEGGRHTPFFNNYRPQFYFRTTDVTGVVTLPEGTEMVMPGDTTTMAVKLIQPIAMDEGLRFAIREGGRTVGAGSVTKIIK